CATACGTCGAGATATGGCCGCCGATTCCCGCGTCGTACTTGTTCTGCTTGTGCACCATCGCCATCGCGTTCCAGCGAATCAGTGCCTCGACTCGGCGCTCCAGTGCACGATCGCCGGGATAGGAAACTTCGTCGTGCTTGGGAATCGTGTTCTGGAAAGGAGTCACGACGTCGCCGGGTGCAGGCACCCCGGCCTCACGGGCCCTCGTCCGCAGAGCAGACAGCAGCGCGGCGCCTTGCTCCCAGTCCTTTGCGACGACCTCGTCAAACGCCTCGATCCACTCGCTGACCTCCGCGGTCATATCCTGCCTGACGGCTTCGTCGAGATTTGTCGCCATCCCACCCTCCATTACGAACGCTTATAGCTCTATAGCCACTCTCTACGATAATTCGGCCGGCCGAATTCTGCACAGCCGTCCGGTTACCGTTGGGTAATTCAGCGGTTAGCTGGAATAGTCGGCGTTTATCGAAACATATTCGTGGGTCAGGTCGCAGGTCACGAACCGCGCCCGGCCGTTCCCGCGGCCGAAGTCCATCGCAATCGTGTACTCCCGGGCCTGCATCGCCGCATGTGTGGCCGCCTCGTCATAGCGCGGGTCGCGCACGCCCTCGGCGAACACGGGCCGTCCGCCGATGGTAATCGTCACGTCTGACGGATCGAACCTGACCCCTGCCTTGCCGGCCGCTGCCAGCAGCCGTCCCCAGTTCGGGTCCGCCGACGACCACGCCGTCTTGCACAGCGGCGAGTTCGCAATGGATCGCGCGATGTCCCGGGCATCGGGATCGCCCTCTGCGCCTGTGATCTCCAGCGTCACAACGTGGGTGACACCCTCGCCATCGTCCACAATCTTGTGCGCCAGCGAGTCGCACACCTGCTGCAGCGCCGCTTCAAACATGCGCACCGCCTCGCCCTCCGCCGCAACCTCGCTCTTCCCACTAGCCAGCAGCAGTACGGTGTCGTTGGTGGACATATCGCCGTCCACCGAGATGCAGTTGAAGCTTGCATCGACTGCCTTCGTCAGCATCGCCCGCAGGTGCTCGGGGTTCGCCGCGATATCCGTGAACAGGTAGACCAGCATCGTCGCGTGCGGTACCACCTGCGGCCCGATCATCCCCGCGCCTTTGCAGCAGCCAAAGAGCGAGACCGTCCGCCCGCCGATCTCGAAGCTCGCGCGGGCAATCTTCACCTTGGTATCCGTCGTCAGGATCGCATTCGCAAACGCCTCCGCATGCTGCTCCGTGTCGCCCAGCGCCGCCCCAGCCGCGGGAACGGCCGCGACGAGTTTCTCAACCGGAAGGGGAACGCCAATGATTCCTGTCGAAGACGGGAACACCTCGTCGAACACGCAATGAAACTGCTCGGCCACTGCGACACAGCTCTGTTTGCATGCATCGATGCCCGGCTGCCCCGTCGCGCAGTTCGCATTGCCCGCATTCACCAGTACGGCGGTCACGCGATTGGCCGAAGCAATGAGGTGACGCTGCCCGACGACCACCGGCGCGGCGACGACCTGATTGCTCGTAAACATCGCAGCCGCATTCGCGCCGCCATCGCACACGGCGAGCGCAACGTCAGGCTTGCCCGAAGCCTTGATGCCGGCCGTCACAGCAGACCAGCGGAAACCAACAGGAAGAGATTGCTCAGGGGAACCGTTGCTCACGAAAGAATTGTATCTAGCGGACGAGGGAAGGTCTGTATAGTTTCCGGCAATGGCTAAGCGGTTGATCTTTGTTTGTGCCGGCTTGTTGGTCGTATCGATATTGATTTCTTCGCTCCGCCCACGTCTTGATGCGCCAACATGGGACGTTATTGTTACAGATTCCCGTG
This Acidobacteriaceae bacterium DNA region includes the following protein-coding sequences:
- the argJ gene encoding bifunctional glutamate N-acetyltransferase/amino-acid acetyltransferase ArgJ; this encodes MSNGSPEQSLPVGFRWSAVTAGIKASGKPDVALAVCDGGANAAAMFTSNQVVAAPVVVGQRHLIASANRVTAVLVNAGNANCATGQPGIDACKQSCVAVAEQFHCVFDEVFPSSTGIIGVPLPVEKLVAAVPAAGAALGDTEQHAEAFANAILTTDTKVKIARASFEIGGRTVSLFGCCKGAGMIGPQVVPHATMLVYLFTDIAANPEHLRAMLTKAVDASFNCISVDGDMSTNDTVLLLASGKSEVAAEGEAVRMFEAALQQVCDSLAHKIVDDGEGVTHVVTLEITGAEGDPDARDIARSIANSPLCKTAWSSADPNWGRLLAAAGKAGVRFDPSDVTITIGGRPVFAEGVRDPRYDEAATHAAMQAREYTIAMDFGRGNGRARFVTCDLTHEYVSINADYSS